A DNA window from Carassius gibelio isolate Cgi1373 ecotype wild population from Czech Republic chromosome A8, carGib1.2-hapl.c, whole genome shotgun sequence contains the following coding sequences:
- the LOC128018595 gene encoding uncharacterized protein LOC128018595, which produces MKGDVEREYLSPDLNLLRMFRLYKESNPASTAKFWLYRDIFKQQNLSFGQPRSDTCAKCDALFSKLVATTTDGERLKITAKSELHHRKAEKAYTQLQADTEWAKANDDCHVICIDMQGVVYTPNLTHSNVYYQRQLANYNLCIQEMGTDKPPTMCLWHEGIAHRGSIEVASCLLKWAETSFAPLVQAKERKLIIYSDRCCGQNNNWRVLNLMALLVSRGYFSQIEQKFMVSGHSFLPCDRSFATLDKRRKVSTLHTPSDVAEMIRGARQLHPFKVIEMKCADFRQLPDATLKHPPGFLITSMMWLKVTATDPWCVHTKGSHSLYEGWKHWLITKQRKNQPPPAPLFSTTYARAYEDPLPIKKEKHRDLMKMLAYMPAEAQAFYGTLECEE; this is translated from the exons ATGAAGGGAGATGTGGAGAGGGAGTACCTGAGCCCTGATTTAAACCTGCTCCGCATGTTCCGCCTGTACAAGGAAAGCAATCCAGCATCCACTGCAAAGTTCTGGCTCTATAGGGACATCTTCAAGCAGCAAAACCTCAGTTTTGGGCAGCCAAGAAGTGATACTTGTGCAAAATGTGACGCCCTGTTCTCAAAATTAGTAGCTACTACAACAGATGGAGAAAGGTTGAAGATCACAGCCAAGAGTGAGCTTCACCACCGGAAAGCCGAAAAAGCATACACCCAGTTGCAGGCTGACACAGAGTGGGCCAAAGCCAATGATGACTGCCATGTCATTTGTATCGACATGCAGGGGGTAGTGTACACGCCAAACCTGACACACTCCAACGTGTACTATCAACGGCAGCTGGCCAACTACAACCTCTGTATCCAGGAGATGGGCACTGACAAACCTCCTACAATGTGCCTCTGGCATGAGGGCATCGCTCACAGAGGTTCCATCGAGGTGGCAAGCTGTCTTTTGAAGTGGGCAGAAACATCTTTCGCTCCCCTAGTCCAGGCAAAGGAACGGAAGCTCATCATCTATAGTGACCGATGCTGTGGGCAGAACAACAACTGGCGAGTCCTAAACCTCATGGCCCTACTCGTATCTAGAGGGTACTTCAGTCAGATAGAGCAGAAGTTCATGGTGTCTGGTCACTCCTTCCTTCCCTGTGACCGTTCATTTGCCACGCTGGACAAGAGGCGTAAGGTGTCCACACTCCACACCCCCAGCGATGTCGCCGAGATGATCCGTGGAGCCAGGCAGCTGCATCCATTTAAAGTAATTGAGATGAAATGTGCGGACTTCAGGCAGCTCCCTGAtgcaacattaaagcatccaccTGGCTTCCTAATCACATCCATGATGTGGTTGAAAGTGACAG CTACTGATCCATGGTGTGTCCACACAAAAGGGAGCCACAGCCTCTACGAGGGATGGAAGCATTGGCTGATCACCAAACAGAGGAAGAATCAACCACCTCCAGCTCCCTTGTTCTCCACCACGTATGCTCGTGCTTACGAGGACCCTTTGCCCATCAAGAAGGAGAAGCACCGTGACCTTATGAAAATGCTAGCCTACATGCCAGCGGAGGCCCAAGCATTTTATGGGACATTAGAATGTGAAGAGTAG
- the LOC128018592 gene encoding cAMP-dependent protein kinase type II-alpha regulatory subunit-like — translation MSIEIPVGLTELLQGYTVEVLRQKPPDLVEFAVQYFTRLRDTRSQDGSGAASAAKTGGKGVMFDGEPMQTESNGDEDDEDDDSDFEPPPPSRFNRRVSVCAEAFNPDDDEEDSEPRVVHPKTDVQRCRLQEACKDILLFKSLDQEQFSEVLDAMFEVLVQPKEHVIDQGDDGDNFYVIERGVYDIEVQKDGVGCCVGQYDNKGSFGELALMYNTPRAATIIANEEGALWGLDRATFRRLIVKNNAKKRRMYEIFIESVPLLKSLELSERMKIVDVLGVKSFHDGERIIMQGDMADCFYIVESGEVKIMMKSKTKADRQDNAEVEIARCSRGQYFGELALVTNKPRAASAYAIGDVKCLVIDVQAFERLLGPCKEIMKRNIAHYEEQLVALFGSSADLRD, via the exons ATGAGTATTGAGATTCCAGTCGGTCTGACGGAGCTGCTTCAAGGCTACACCGTGGAGGTGTTGCGCCAGAAGCCGCCGGACCTGGTGGAGTTTGCCGTGCAGTATTTCACCCGCCTGCGGGACACCAGAAGCCAGGACGGGTCCGGGGCCGCCTCCGCCGCCAAAACCGGGGGGAAGGGAGTGATGTTTGATGGCGAGCCGATGCAGACAGAGTCTAACGGCGACGAGGATGACGAGGACGATGACTCAGATTTTGAGC CTcctccccccagcagatttaacCGGAGAGTGTCGG TGTGTGCGGAGGCCTTTAACcctgatgatgatgaggaagatTCTGAGCCGAGAGTTGTCCATCCAAAAACAGACGTGCAGCGTTGTAGATTACAGGAGGCCTGCAAGGACATTCTGCTGTTCAAGTCTCTTGATCAG GAGCAGTTTTCAGAGGTGCTGGACGCCATGTTTGAGGTTCTTGTGCAGCCAAAAGAGCATGTTATTGATCAGGGAGATGATGGAGATAACTTTTATGTAATTGAGag GGGTGTGTATGATATCGAGGTACAGAAGGATGGTGTGGGCTGCTGTGTGGGTCAGTATGATAATAAGGGCAGTTTCGGAGAACTGGCCCTCATGTACAACACTCCACGGGCGGCAACCATCATTGCCAATGAAGAGGGAGCCCTCTGGGGActg GATCGGGCAACGTTCCGTAGACTCATAGTGAAGAACAATGCGAAGAAGAGAAGGATGTATGAAATCTTCATTGAGTCTGTCCCACTGCTCAAATCACTAGAG TTATCTGAAAGGATGAAGATTGTTGATGTGCTGGGTGTTAAATCATTTCATGACGGAGAGCGTATAATTATGCAG GGCGATATGGCTGATTGCTTCTACATTGTGGAGTCTGGAGAGGTGAAGATTATGATGAAGAGTAAA ACAAAAGCAGACAGACAGGATAATGCTGAGGTGGAGATCGCTCGCTGCAGTAGAGGGCAGTATTTTGGAGAACTTGCTCTTGTCACTAATAAACCACGTGCTGCCTCAGCCTATGCTATAGGGGATGTCAAATGCTTGG TGATCGATGTACAAGCCTTCGAGCGTTTGCTGGGGCCCTGCAAGGAGATCATGAAGAGGAACATTGCCCACTATGAGGAGCAGCTGGTGGCTCTGTTTGGATCCAGTGCGGACCTGAGGGACTGA